One window of Nicotiana tomentosiformis chromosome 11, ASM39032v3, whole genome shotgun sequence genomic DNA carries:
- the LOC138901310 gene encoding uncharacterized protein gives MDVQALANQFVRLDVSEPSRVLACIVAQSSLMERIKARQFNDPHLMLLRDTVQRGGAKEVVIDDDGVMRLKSWICVPNVDGLRDLILKKAHSLRYSIHSHVMKMYRELKLRYWLGRMKKILLLMSLGV, from the coding sequence atggatgttcaggctttggccaatcagtttgtgagattggatgtttcggagcccagccgggttcttgcttgcattGTGGCTCAGTCATCTTTGATGGAGcgcatcaaggctcgccagtttaaTGATCCTCACTTGATGTTGTTGAGGGACACAGTTCAgcggggtggtgctaaggaggttgtgattgatgatgatggtgttatgcggcttaAAAGctggatttgtgttccaaatgttgatgggttgagagatttgatccttaAGAAGGCTCACAGCTTGCGCTATTCCATTCACTCACATGTCATGAAGATGTACCGTGAATTGAAACTACGCTATTGGTTGGGGAGAATGAAGAAGATATTGTTgcttatgtctctcggtgtttaa